The following is a genomic window from Desulfofarcimen acetoxidans DSM 771.
GGTATTACATCTGCTTTTGTAAGTAATCCGTCTTTTTCATAAAATATTTCCATAACGGTTTTTACAGGGCCAACTCTCTTCCCTTGTACCATTACTTCAGTGACATCCGGATCATCAAGTAACTTGGTTATTACTCCGAATCCCAGTATTTCGTCTTGAATTTCTTCCGCCAGCGCATCCAGCGCCGGCAGCATAATGGAGGGGAAGTTTTTCCCCTCCGTCATTACTGCCTCATGGATCATGCCTCGCAATTTTCCCCTGATTAAAGGGTCGTGCTTCATTGCTACGAGTTGTTTGTCAAAACCTTGGATAATCTCATTTACCTTAACACGCAATGTTTGGGCATCTATTAATCCTAAGTGTTGATCGTTTACAATCGTGCCGCCGGAATCCTTAACTTTTTGCGTAAAATAATCAAAGTTTGGTTTAACAGCCAATGTCAATTAAAATGTACCTCCTTTTCATTTATGCAGTATTTTTTGGGAAGGTCTAGATTCGTCTATTAACCATGTCTCTCGGCGTATTGCCATGCCAGGTAGCATAAGAACCGTCATGACCTGTATTCATAGCAGTTAGCAGGTCTACTATTTCTTCGCCACGTATTTCACCGATAATAATTCTATTCGGTGTCATACGGAGTGATTCTCTGACCAACTCATGGAAAGTAGGGAGAATAGGGAGATTAGTTGTACCCTTACCTTCTACTTTAGAAGGTCTAGATTGCAATTCAGACGCATCTTCGATAACTACAATTCGCTCATTATCTGGGATAGAGGAATTTAAAGCATCAATTATTGATGTTTTACCGGAACCGGTACCTCCCGATATCTGGTAGGTATTTGATGATAACTTCAATTAAAATGCACCCCCTGAACGTTTCCAAAAAGCAAATTTTAATAAACTGCTTTTTTCCGGAGCTATATTTGACGGTATGATTGTGTTACACAAGCTGGTTACAGACTTAGCAAATTTGCTGGCCCTGCGGCTCAGCACAGGCGGTGTTCCCAGGTTGCTTTCTACCTGCACCCCTTCGTCATATGGAATTATGCCGGCCAATTTCATATTTAGTACAGACGTCATGTCATTTACTCTCAAAGGTTGTTTTTTGGGCATTTTTGTAACTAACAATGAAAATTTATCCTTTTCAAAGTTAATCATGTCCATTCTTCTAATTACCGTGTTCGTTTTAGCTACTGTTGCAGAATCGGGAGGAACCAGAATAAATACCCTTGTTGCGTGTTCAATCGTTATTAATGTAGGAGCAATTAACAGTGGCGCTGTATCAACAATAACAACATCAAAACGACGTGTTAAAATTGAGAGTATTTTACCGGTTATTTCCGGATTGATCAGTTCCCCTTCTTCGTGATTGAGAGGAGCCGGTAATATTTTTAGTCCTGTAGAATGATGATCTGCAAGGCATTGGCTCAAATCATCACTGTTCCCGCGTATCCAGTCAACCATCGTGGTTGTTGGTTTCACTTTAAGCCTGGTTACAACATCACCGCTGAAAACATCAAAATCAACCAGTACGGTGCTCTGACCTTGCTTTGCCAGAGCAATACCCGTATTAATGGCCATTGTAGTCTTACCCACACCGCCATTTACACCGAAAAAGCAGATTAATTCCCGTTTAGGAATTATAGTTGGCTTCTGCTGTCCATGTACCGGAAAAGGTTGGTTACGTTTCCGTTCTGGTACCACATTGTTTATTTGAGCATTGTTGACTTGACTGTAATCAGGTGTACTTTGTCTTGTCAGTTGTTCGCGTAAAGGTCTTTTAACCGATGAAGTTTGTATTTTCCCGGACATTTCGGTTGCAGCAGTTTCTTTTAACCAAACACCTTTACACCCGTTGAAAGTTGACTTTTTCCAGATTTCAATGTTAGTTATGTTCGCAGTTAAAATATAGCAGTCAACACCTTGGCTACTTAAGTGTCGGGCAATAGCTTCCCATTCAGAAAAATCATCCGATATTACGGCTATATTCACCATACCGTTATTAAAAGCGTCTTGAGTAGTTGTTGCAACAACAAAATCTGCATTAACGGCAGTAGTCAATGACCTTATAAATTCTGCATTTGTATCACAAATTAATACTTTCATTAATTAATTAGCCTCCTGCATTGATTTGTTGCTGTTGCTGAATATATTTTTCAATAAAACTTTGAGATGTTGTTGGTGTGGTTCTGGCCGCGTTTGTATCAGGTTGATACGGATTGAGAGACAATTTTATAGTACCTGCTGTTTCAGCAAATCCTACATCCTGTGCCTGTTGGGGAGTTAACCCCAATATTACGCCGGTCGGTTTATTCGGTTCCCCTGTGACTGCTATTACGGGTACCTGAACTCCGATTGTCTGACTAACGGGTTGTTGTAATCCGCCCATTGGAAGTTTCATATTACCAACTACATCGACACGATCACCGGGCATTATTTTACCGTCTAAAGCATTTACTCCTTGCACTGTTACCGGAGTAGCCCTTAGTTTAGGATCTTTGAATTGCGATATCTGCGTGGTTAACAAACTTCCTGGTCCTTCGATTGCCAGAAAATCTTTGCTGACAGGGTAGCCTGCCGGAATAACAGTTCTGGTTACTTTTCCAATTAAATTTTGACTGTTTGGGAACATACCTTGTTTAATTGCTGCTTTAGGTATGTTTTCTACAGCAAGCATTTCTTTCTCATTTTCTTCTGTTATCGGTGTGTAAGCCGGAATTTCAACCTTAGCAACCACAACCGGCAGCACCGCGGTATACTTTCTTATTGTTTGCATGCCTAAAAATCCAGCTGCAACGGCAGCTATAAGAGTAATAAATAAAAGATAGCTGCTTGATTTTTTATTAAATAATTTCAAATAGACACTCCTTTCAAGAAATTATCAAGTCCCACTGTTCGGATTTATTTCGACCGGGCTTATTCAGTTCTTGACTAAACATTTTTTTGAATATTTTTTTATGTTTTTTAGGATTATACAGATTTAAGAAATCTTTAGATAAAACAATCCCGG
Proteins encoded in this region:
- a CDS encoding AAA family ATPase, giving the protein MKVLICDTNAEFIRSLTTAVNADFVVATTTQDAFNNGMVNIAVISDDFSEWEAIARHLSSQGVDCYILTANITNIEIWKKSTFNGCKGVWLKETAATEMSGKIQTSSVKRPLREQLTRQSTPDYSQVNNAQINNVVPERKRNQPFPVHGQQKPTIIPKRELICFFGVNGGVGKTTMAINTGIALAKQGQSTVLVDFDVFSGDVVTRLKVKPTTTMVDWIRGNSDDLSQCLADHHSTGLKILPAPLNHEEGELINPEITGKILSILTRRFDVVIVDTAPLLIAPTLITIEHATRVFILVPPDSATVAKTNTVIRRMDMINFEKDKFSLLVTKMPKKQPLRVNDMTSVLNMKLAGIIPYDEGVQVESNLGTPPVLSRRASKFAKSVTSLCNTIIPSNIAPEKSSLLKFAFWKRSGGAF
- the cpaB gene encoding Flp pilus assembly protein CpaB encodes the protein MKLFNKKSSSYLLFITLIAAVAAGFLGMQTIRKYTAVLPVVVAKVEIPAYTPITEENEKEMLAVENIPKAAIKQGMFPNSQNLIGKVTRTVIPAGYPVSKDFLAIEGPGSLLTTQISQFKDPKLRATPVTVQGVNALDGKIMPGDRVDVVGNMKLPMGGLQQPVSQTIGVQVPVIAVTGEPNKPTGVILGLTPQQAQDVGFAETAGTIKLSLNPYQPDTNAARTTPTTSQSFIEKYIQQQQQINAGG